From the genome of Candidatus Tectomicrobia bacterium:
CGAGAGGAATTTCCCGGCCAGCAGGTGGCCATCGCGCAGCGGATAGGTCAGGAGCAGCTCGATGGTCCCCAGCTTCTTCTCCTCGCTGAAGAGCCGCATCGTCAGGATGGGCGTCAGGAAGAGGAGCACCACGCTCACGCTCGCGAAGACGGGCTCGAGCACCGCCGACGTGGGTGTGATGTTCATCTGCGCCGCCGCCTGCGGGTTGCGGGCGAGCTGCATCGAGATGAGGACATAGTTGAAGAACGAACCCGAGAAGAAGATGCCCATGAGGAAGGTCCAGGCGCCGAGGACCACGTAGGCGATGGGCGAGAAGAAGAAGGAGGCCAGCTCCCGCCTGCAGATTAGCCAGACGTTACGCACGGGCGCTCTCCTTATCCACCTTCGGCTCCACCTTATGCTCGCCGCTCACGATGCGGACGAAGAGATCCTCCAGCGTGAGGCGCTCTCGGCGCAGCTCGGTGAGCCGGCCCGACGCCGCCGGGACGGCCTGGGCCAAGTCCGGCCGGACTTCCCGGCCCTGCTCGGCCCTCACTTCGAAATGAACTTCCCCGTTCGATGCGCCGAGGCTGCTCACCTGCCGGACGCCGGGCACCGCGGCCAGCTTGGCCCGGAGCGCCTCGGCGCTCCCGATCGCCGACACGCGGAGGATGTCCTCCTTCTGGACGCCTGTCGCCAGGGCGTCGATGGGCCCCTCGGCGGCGACGCGGCCTTGATGGATGACCACCACCCGGTCGCACACCATGCTCACCTCGGGGAGGATATGGGTGCTGAGGACGATGGTTCGGCTTCCCTTGAGGGAACGGATGAGGTTCCGGATTTCGATGATCTGGGCCGGGTCGAGGCCCGAGGTGGGCTCGTCCAGGATGAGGACGGGCGGGTCGTTCACCAGCGACTGAGCCAGGCCCACCCGCTGCCGGTATCCCTTCGAGAGATGGCCGATGATGCGGGAAGCCACGTTCCCCAGGCCGCAGCTGTCGACGACCCGGGCGACCGCCTCGCCGCGGGCGCGGCCGCTCACCCCCTTCAAGGCGGCCATGTGATGCAGATACGCCGTCACCGTCATGTCCAGATAGAGCGGATTGCTCTCGGGCATGTAGCCGATGTGACGCTTCACCTCGAGGGGATGCTCCGCCACGTCCATCTCCGCCACCCAGGCCGAGCCCGAGGTGGGAGGCATGAACCCGGTGAGAATCCGCATCGTGGTGGACTTGCCGGCCCCGTTCGGGCCGAGGAAGCCCAGAATCTCGCCCTTCTCCACCCGAAAGGAGATGTCCTGGATAGCGGGGACATTTCCGTAATGCTTGGTCAGTCCCTCAACCCGAATCAATGGCCCATGCCTCCCTTCCGCATTCCGGCCGATCACGTTCCCGTGCCCGCCCGCCTGGGGGGCCGGCACCGCCATTTGAAAAACGGGAAACCCTTCGAGAGAAGGGCCCAATAGATTGTATTTTAATGGATTGGCACTCTATCCTCTCAAGTGCCAAAGTAAAATATAAATTACCCTATCCTCTTGTCAACCCAAAATTCCGCCCGAAATCCGGCCGCCATGCGGACAAAGTCCAGGAACTTGCCGGCCGGACGATGCGTCTCACCCCATTTGCCCTATCTAAAAACCTTTGTCTAGAGGCAGGTTATGGCTGAAGGGAGGCCGTCCGCCTCACAGCGGCCTCGCAAGGGCTCCCCGGGCCGCCGCGCGGGCCAGCACCGCGGGGGCATCCACCACCCGGGGGCCGCTCCGCTCCAGCACCGCCACAAAGCTCTCCCCCGCCGCCATCACGCGCTCGCGCTCCCCGTCGAAGGCGAGCACCCGCTCGCCCGCCACGGTGCAGGAGACGCTCTCCCCCACCCCCACGCGGCGGCTGCACCGGACCGGAGCGGCCACCACCAGCCCCGGAGCGATCGGGGAGAGCACCTTTCTGGCGGAGCGCCGTCCGCCGCCCCCGAATTCCACCCACAGCCCCTCGGGGTCGTCGGGGCCGATGGGGTCCAGGCTCGCCCCGATGGCCGAGAGCCCCAGCCCGCCCGGCTGGCACCGCGTGAGGAAAAGCGACTCGATGCGCCGCACGTCCCACACCGCGCGGGCGCCCGCGTAGCCGCCCCTCACCACGGCCAGGTCGATGAGGGCGGTTTCGGTGGCATCACCCAGGCGGATGCGCAGGCGCTTGGAGGGCCGCACCTGGGCCGCGTAGGCCTTGGGGCGGAGGGCAAAGAGGCCGGCCGCGAGCCCCGCCACCGTCCCCTCCCAATGCTGCGGAAAAGCGTTGTTCGTACCCGTCGAGAGAGGGACCAAGGGCACATTTCCGCAGCCCCGCGAGGCCGCCCGGCTCGTCCCGTCCCCCCCCAGCACGACGATGCAGGCGGCGCCCCTCTCCCGCATGAGCGCCGCGGCGCGCGCCGTATCCTCACCGTCCCCTTGAAGGGAGAACGAGAGCAGGCGCGCCCTCATAGGCCCCCGGCGCCGCCGGTGGCCCGCGTCCAGGGCGGCGGCGCCCAGGGCGTCCCCGTCGTTAAACACCCAGGCTTCCTTCACCCCGGCAGCCTCGAGGCCCGCCAGGACACGGCGGAGGATGAGGACCTTTTCGTGGTTGCTGAAAGAACTGGCCAGGGCCACCAGCCGCCGGATGTCCTTGCCCGACTGGGGGTTTGCGATGATGCCGACGCTGGCCAAGCCATCCTCCACGGCAGGGGACCTCGGAATGACCTTCCGGAGGCTAGAGAAGACCTCGCCTTGCGTCAAGGATTGCCCGAAAATGGGCGGATTTTCCTCGAACGGTTGACCCTCGGCCGGCCACTCCCTACGATGCCCGTGGAACCTCTCAACGCGCCATCCTTCCAGGGCCTGACATGCCTCGCGCCGCGAAGCGGAAACCGAGTTCCGCCTCCCTCCGCCGCGAGGCCCGCGCCATCTACGAGGCGGGCCTGGACGCCGTCCGGCCGGAGGAGGCGGTAGGCCGCGCTTTGCGGGTGGAAAAAAAAGGCAAGAATGAAGTGCTCGTCTGCGGCCGCACCCGGATGCCCCTGCGCCCGGGCGGGCGCATCATCGTGGTGGGCGCGGGCAAGGCCAGCGCCCGAATGGCCCGCGCGGCCGAGAAGATTCTGGGCAACCGCATCGCCGGGGGGACCGTCGTCACCTCGTACGGGAGCGCCGTCCCCTGCCGCCGGATCGAGATCCGGGAGGCCGGTCATCCCACCCCGGACGCGGCCGGCGTCGAAGCCGCCCGGCTCATCGGGCGCTGGGTGGATGACGCGGGCCGGGATGATATCGTTCTCTGCCTCATCTCCGGCGGGGGCTCCTCCCTCCTGCCCGCCCCGGCCGAGGGGCTGACCCTTCAGGACAAGCAGAGAGTCACCGCCTCCTTGCTCCGGGCGGGCGCTCCCATCGAGGCGCTCAACTGCGTCCGGAAGCACCTCTCGGCCCTGAAAGGGGGGCATCTGGCCCGCCGGGCGGCCCCGGCCCGCGTCCTGGTGCTGCTCATCTCGGACGTGGTCGGGGATTCGCTGGATGTCATCGCCTCGGGCCCCGCCTGCGGCGACCCCACCACCTTCGCCGATGCCCGCGCCTATCTTGAGCGTTACGGGGCCTGGCGGACGGCCCCTCCCCGGGTGCGCCGGCGCATCGAGGCGGGGATGGCCGGACGGGTCCCCGAGACGCCCTCGCCGCGGGACCTCCCCTCCTCCCGGGTGCGGAACGAGCTCCTGGCGACCAACGCGCTTGCCCTCGAGGCCGCCGCCGGGCAGGCGCGGCGGCTGGGCTATCGGACCCTCGTCCTCACCCGCCGGCTTCAGGGCGAGGCCCGGGAGGCAGGGGCTTTCCTGGCGGCCATCGCCGCCGATATCCGCTCGGAAGGGTTCCCGTTGCGCCCCCCGGCTTGCCTGCTCGCGGGCGGGGAAACCACGGTCACGGTCCGGGGGGAGGGCCGGGGAGGACGTTGCCAGGAATTGGCCTTGGCTTTTGCCATCCGCTCCGGGGAAGCTGAAAATATAGGTCTTTTGGCCGCCGGGACGGACGGCCGAGACGGCCCCACCCCTGCGGCGGGGGCATTTGCCGATAGAAATATCATAAAAAATGCGAAAAATATTAACGTTGACCCTCAAAAGTACTTAAGCAATAATGACGCGTTCGGTTTTTTCAGGCAGGTAGGCGGGCTTTTAAAAACCGGACCAAGCGGTACGAATGTCATGGACCTCGTCGTGCTGCTGGTGCCATAATCGGGAAAGGAATAAGCGTATTCCATCGGCTTAACGGGGAAGCCAATACCGCCTGGGGGGAGCGGAGGTGACCATGTTGTGCGCCCGCTTCACCCTCGCCGCGGTCTGGATATCGCTGCTGGCGTTCCTTCATCCCGCCTCAGCGCTCGACCAGAGCCAGAATCCCACCGTCCGGATTTCCAATTTTCATTTCGAGAACCACCAGAACGGCCAGGGCCTCCCCAAGGACTGGACCCTGAAAGTGTGGCAAGGGACGCCGGACGTGAAGATTGTCCGCGAGGACGGGGAATCCATCCTTCGCCTCCGCAGCGACAAGGCGGCCGTCTCGGTGTACCGCGAGGTCAAGCTGGACCTCAAGCGCCACCCCATGCTCCTCTGGAAATGGAAGGTCACCAAGCTCCCCGAGAAAGGGGATGCCCGCGAAAGCAACCGTGACGACCAGGCGGCGGGGCTGTATGTCTTCTTCCCCCGTTTCCCCACCTTCGTGAACAGCCAGCTCATCGGATACATCTGGGACTCCAACGTACCCGAGGGAACGGTCATTCAGAGCAAGAAGAACCCTCTCGTCCATTACATCGTCGTGCGCAGCGGCGGGGACGACATGAACAAGTGGCTGATCGAGGAGCGGAACGTCCTGGAGGATTACCGCCGGGTCTTCGGCCAGGACCCGCCCGACGTCGGCGGCGTTTCGGTCATGATCGATTCCGACGACACGCGGGCGGAGGCCGAGAGCTACTTCGCCCATATCGAATTCAACAAAACCAGCGCCAGCCACCTCCAGCCCTCGCCCAACCGGTTCGTCAAGTTCCAGCAGCCTGAACTGACCCTTCCCAAGTAGTCCAGCAGCCATTGAAGCCGCCTCGCGCGGGCCGGATGTCCTCTCCGCGCCGGGCGAGGTAAGATAAAGGGGCAAGGAAGTTCTGCCATTCGCGCCCGGCAGTTTTCTTCCTCAAGAGGAGCTCGCGCCTCCCATGCCCCGCACCAAGATCGTCTGCACCCTCGGGCCGGCCAGCCGCCACACCTTCACCCTCCGCACCATGATTCGCGCCGGAATGAACGTCGCCCGCATCAATTTCTCCCACGGGACCCACGCCGAGCACCGGGCCATCATCCACAAGCTCCGGCGCCTGTCCGCCGAAGAGGAAAACCCCATCGCCATCCTGGCCGATCTGGCGGGGCCGAAGTTCCGCCTGGGCAAGGTGCGTCCGGGGGAAATCCTCCGCGAGGGGAAGCGCGTCCGCATCGTCTCCCATTCCCTCATCGGCACGTCCGACCGGCTCTCCCTCAACCGCGCCGACCTGATTCCGCAACTCGTCAAGGGCCACCGGCTGATGATCTGGGACGGGAAGCTTCAGCTCGAGGTGGTGGCTCCGGGCAAGGAGGAGGCGCTCTGCCGCATCGTCGTGGGAGGCGCCCTCAAGGACAACGCGGGCGTGAATCTGCCGGATACCAACCTCGACATCCCTTCCCTCACCGAAAAGGATCTCAAGGACATCGCTTTTGGCGTCAAGGAAGGGGTGGACTTCTTCGGCCTCTCCTTCGTCCGGACGAAGGCCGACGTGGATCTATGCCGCAAGGAGATCGCGGCCCGCCAGGGCTCGGTGCCCATCATCGCCAAGATGGAGATGCGCGAGGCGGTGGAGAATCTCTCGGAGATCATCGATGCCGCCGACGGCGTCATGGTCGCCCGGGGCGACCTCGGCATCGAGATTCCTCTCGAGCGCGTCCCCATGGTTCAGAAGAGCATGATCGCCGCCGCCAACGAGCTGGGAAAACCCGTCATCACGGCGACGGAGATGCTCCTGTCCATGGTTTCCTCCGCCCGGCCCACCCGGGCCGAGGCCGGGGACGTGGCCAACGCCATCCTGGACGGGACCGACGCCGTCATGCTGAGCGAGGAGACGGCGATGGGCCGCAACCCGGCCGCCGTCATCCGGACGATGGTGCGCATCGCCGAGGTGACGGAGGAGGGGATGGCCCAGAGCGGGCCCCGCTGGGTGCGCCGGTCGGACCTGCGCATGCACGGGCTGCCTCACGCCATCGCCCATACGGCGGCGCTGCTGGCCGACGAGCTTGGCGCCGGTATCATCATCTGCCCCACGGATTCGGGCGATACGCCGCGCCGGGTGGCTCTCCACCGCCCCCGCCAGAAAGTGCTGGCCCTCAGCGTCTCCGAGCGCACGGTGCGGCGCCTGGCCTTGTCGTGGGGGGTCATCCCCTGGAAAATCCCGCGCCGCCTGGCCCCGGATCGGATTCTGGGGGAGTTCCGGAAGCGGATCATCGAAGAGAAACTGGCCAAGCCGGGGGACTACGCCATCCTCACGGCGGGCTTCCCCTTCGGGGTCAAGGACGCGAAAGGCCGCCTGCTCCAGACCGAGGTGCTTTAATGGCGGGCGGAACACGCGCGGAAGGAGCCCTTCTCGGCATCGACCTGGGGGGCACCCAGGTCAAGGCCGCCCGCTTCTCCCCCTCGGGCGAGCGCGAGGCGGTGGCCCGGGCGGATTCGCCCGCCCGGGAGGATGCTGGGGCCATCCTCGAGGCCCTGCTGGCCGCCGCCCGGGAGCTTTTCCCCGATGGCGGTCCCGCCGGCATCGGAATCGGAGTGGCCGGGGTTCTGGACATCGAGGAAGGGCGGATCATCCAGTCCCCGAACCTGCCCGCGCTCTCCGCCTACCCGCTCCGAAACCGGCTGCAGTCCGCACTGGGCGGCGTCCCCATCCGAATGATGAACGACGCCAACGCCGCCGCCCTGGGCGAATTCCACGCGGGAGCCGGCCTTCCCTTCCGTAGCATGGTTCTCCTGACTCTCGGGACGGGGGTGGGCGGCGGCATCGTGTTCGACGGGAAAATATGGGAGGGCGCGGCCGGAGTGGCGGGCGAGGTGGGCCACATGTGCATCCAGGCCGGCGGGCCCCTATGCTCCTGCGGCGCGAGGGGGTGCCTGGAAGCCTGCGTCTCCGGCTGGGCCCTCGTCCGCGAGGCCAAGATCATCGCCTCCCGCAATCCGGCCTCGCCCATCGCCTCCATGACCGACCTCACCCCCAAGCGCCTGGCCGAGCTGGCCCTGGCCGGAGATGCGGACGTCCGGGCCTTGTGGGAGAAATGCGGCCGGATGCTCGGCATCGGCATCGCCAACCTCATGAACCTCCTCAACCCGGAGGCCATCATCCTCGCGGGCGGCCTTGCCCAGGCCGGCCCGCTCCTGCTCGATCCGGCCCGGAAGGCCTGGGAGATGCAGGCCTTCCGGCGCGCCTACGTCTCGAGCCAGGTGCTTCCGGCGTCGCTGGGGGAATGGGCGGGGGTTCGCGGCGCCATACAGCCATTCCTGTCATGAGCACCCACACGGCTCTCTCCGGCGGCGGGCGCCCCTCCCTCCGTCCGAGGGCGCGCCTCCTACTCCGAGCCTTCCTCGCGGCGGGAGTCGGTTGCCTCGCGTCGAGCGCCGCCCCCGCGCATCCCGCGCCGGTGCATCCCTTTCGGAGCGGCGAGCGCCTCGCCTATCAGGTCCGCTGGCTGGGGATTCCGGTCCTCACGACGGAGCTGGCAGTGGAAGGGCCCGTCGAATGGCAGGGGGAGCGTGTGCTCCGCTACCGGCTCCGCCTGGACTCAATCGGCCTCCTGCACCGCCTCTACCCGGTGCGGGACCGGGCGGTGAGCCTGGCGGATTCCGAAACCCTGGCCAGCCGGCGCGCCGACATCCGCCAGAAGGAGGGCTTCCGCTACCGGAGCCACAAATGGCTGCTTTTCGGGAAGGATCACGTGCTGTACGGGCGAGAGGAGAAGACTCCGGTCCGCCACGATGCGCCCGAGGGCGTACTGGACGCGTTGGCGGCGCTCTACAAAATCCGGGCCGAGGCGCTGAGGCCGGGCAGCGAGATTGAGCTGTCCGTATTCGACCGGAAGCGCACCCGGCGGGTGAAGGTGCGCGTCACGCAGGCCGACCGCCTCGACTCCCTCTGGGGGCCGATCCGCACCCTCCGCATCGAGCCCGAATTCGAGGATGAATCCCTCAATCGCAAGGGTCGCGCCTGGATCTGGGTGACCGCCGACGAAGCCCGGGTGCCCGTCCGCATCGAGAGCAAGACCTTCGTCGGCTCCTTCGTCGCCCATCTAATCGAGACCCATGGGCTTCGCGGTGGGCCGCTGGCCTCGCCCCCTCAGAAAGCGCTCTCTGCCTGGCGCCCCTCCACCGAAGTGGTACCCGAAAACGAAGGCGACACTTCCGAAAGGCTAAAGCAATTTCTGAATCGAAAGCAGAAATAAGCCTGATAACACAATAGTTTCATGTTTTATAAGTTCGCATCTCTTTTCCCTTGCGCGCATGCGTAAGTTAATGTACATTAACAGTGTTTTTTTCTACGAACTCTCAGGAAAGGGAAGGAGGACTTATGCCTGCTCCCCGCCTTCGCGTGGCGCGCGACCTCTCCCCCAGCTTGGAGCACTACCTGCGGGCCATCTACGACCTGGAACTGGAAAAAGGCTACGCCCGCGTCACCGACATCGCCGAGCGGCTGGGCGTGGCCAAGCCCGCCGTATCCGTCGCCCTCCGCTCCCTGCGCGGCTCCGGGCTGGTGGACCACCGGGCGTACGAAAGCGTCCACCTCACCGAGGATGGAAAGCAGCGGGCCAAGGGGGTGTCGGGCAAGTTCTCCATCCTCCACCATTTCCTCATTGAAGTCCTGGGGGTGCGCGAGGAACAGGCTTTCATGGACGCCTGCCTGATGGAGCACTACGTCAGCCCCACCACGATGGACCGCCTGCTGGACCTCCTCCGCTTCTTCGAGCGGGAGGACAAGCAGGAGATCCTCGAGGCCTTCCGCGCCTACCGCAGAAGCTGCGAGAGCGACGACTCCTGCCCGACCTGCTCGTTCCATTGCGATATCGTGGTGCAGGGATCGGACGAGCGAGGAAAGCAAGAATGACCCCGGAAGAGATGAACCTCGCGGCGAAGCGCGAAGCAGGGGCTTCTCGTCCCACGGCCGTCATACTGGGTGTGGGCTTCATGGCGGGCGGGAAGCCCGTGATCGAGGCGAGCGAGCTCTTCGGCGGCGCCTCCTCCCTCATCATCCGTCACGAGGGGGCCGAGTATTGCCTGGAGCGCACCCGGAGCGGAAAGCTGCTCCTGAAGAAATAGCGAACTTCCGGCCCGCGCGGGCCGGTCTTCTGGCGCGATTCCCAGCCAGCCCGGGCGGCCGTCCTGCCGCCGGGCCAGCGGCGGAGGAGGCAAACCCCACAGTGAATGTCTTGAAATTCATCACAAGGAGAACTGGGTCATGAAGAAGTGGGTATGCCTGCCCCTGATCGGATTCTTGTCCCTGGCGCTGAGCGGCGCCGCCTTCTGGCCGGCCGCGGCCGAAGCCGCCGGAGAGGTGAACCTTTACTCCTACCGCCAGCCGTTCCTCATCAAGCCCCTCCTGGACGAGTTCACCAAACGGACCGGGATCAAGGTGAACGTCGTGTTCGCCGACAAGGGCGTCATCGAGCAAATCAAGGCCCGGCCCGGGGCGGCGGACGCCGTCCTGACGGAGGATTTCGGCCGCCTGCACGACCTGCAGACGGCGAATCTGCTGGAGCCGGTCCGCTCGAGGACCCTCGAAGCGAACGTCCCGTCCAAGTACCGCCACCCGGACGGCCTCTGGTACGGCCTCACCGTGCGCGGGCGCGTCCTTTGGGTGAGCAAGGACCGGGTGAAGCCGGGCGAGATCGGAAGCTATGAGGACTTGACGGATCCGAAGTGGAAAGGCCGCATCTGCACCCGCTCCGGAAAGCACGTCTACAATCTCCTCCTGCTGGCCTCCATCATCGCCCATAAGGGCGAGGTGGCCGCCAAGGAGTGGCTGGAGGGGCTGAGGGCCAATCTGGCCCAGAAGCCCCAGGGCAACGACCGCTCCCAGGCCAAGTCCATTCAGGCAGGCCAGTGCGACGTGGCGCTCGGGAACACCTACTACGTCGGCAAGATGCTGACGGAGAAGAAGAACCCCGAACAGAAGCAGTGGGCGGAGGCCATCCGCTTGGTGTTTCCGAATCAGAAGGACCGGGGCACGCACGTGAACGTGAGCGGCGCCGGCCTGGTCAAGGGGGTCAAGAACCGGGAGAACGCCGTCAAGCTCATCGAGTTCCTGAGCGGCGACTTCGCGCAGAAGCTCTACGCCGACCAGAACTACGAGTACCCGGTCAAGCCGGGTGTCCCGTTGAACGACTTGCTGAAGTCGTGGGGCGAGTTCAAGGCCGACGACATCAATCTGGCGAAGCTCGCCGAGCACCGGGTGGCGGCCTCCCGGCTGGTGGACCGGGTCAACTTCGACAATCCGAGCATACGGAATTGATTTGCCCGTGGGGCGCGTGAGGGGCCGGTCCTCCCTCCGCGCCCCGCGCGGTTTTCGCCCGGACGGAGGCGGCGGACAAGGAATGGTCACGGCGACTGAATCCTTCCGCTCCGCCGGGCGGACCCTCCGCCGCGGCTTCCACCTCGACCTCTGGACGGCGGGCGCCGCCCTCATTGCGGCGGTCGTCGCCGCGCCTCTTTTCTTCGTGCTTCTCATGGCCCTCTCCCCCAGCGGGGGAATCTGGGAGCACCTCCTCGCGACCGTCCTCGCCCGCTACGTCCGCACCACCCTGTCCCTGATGCTCGGGGTGGGCCTCGGCACCCTCTTCATCGGGACGGCTGCCGCGTGGCTGGTGAGCCTCCACCAGTTCCCCGGCCGGAGGCTCTTCGAGTGGGCCCTCCTCCTTCCCATGGCCATGCCGGCCTACATCATCGCCTACGTCTACACGGATCTCCTGGAGTACGCGGGGCCGGCGCAGGTTTTCCTCCGGACCCTCTTCGGCTGGACGAGCGGGCGCGACTACTGGTTCCCCGAGATCCGTTCCCTGGGCGGAGCCATCGCCATGATGACCCTCGTCCTCTATCCCTACGTCTATCTCCTGGCCCGCGCCGCCTTCGCGGAACAATCCCTGAGCCTCCTGGAAGCCAGCCGCACCTTGGGCTGCGGCCCCTGGCGGAGCTTCCTCACGGTGGCGCTGCCCATGGCCCGCCCGGCCATCGTGGTGGGCGTCAGCTTGGCCCTCATGGAGACCTTGAACGACTACGGCACGGTGGACTTCTTCGCCGTCCAGACGTTTACCCTCGGCATCTTCGACGTATGGCTGAACATGAACAGCGTCTCCGGCGCGGCTCAGCTCGCCCTGGTGGCCCTCGCCTTCGTCCTGGCCCTCATCGGGACGGAGCGCTGGGCCCGGCGCAACCAGCGCTTCTATCAGACGGGTTCGAAGTACCGCGCCGTTTCGCGGCAGCCCCTCCAGGGGAAGAGGAGACTGCTCGCCTCGGCCGCCTGCTTCGTCCCGATCCTCCTGGGCTTCCTGCTCCCGGCCGGGGTCCTTCTCCGCTATGCGCTGAGGTACTCCGACCAGATATTTTCGGGGAACTACCTCGCCTACGCCTGGAACAGTCTTTTGCTCTCCGCCGTGAGCGCCGTCGCCGCCGTCGCCGCCGGCCTCTTCATGGCCTACGGCGCCCGGGTGGGAGGCGGCAAGGCCGTGCGGGCCGCCGCGCAGTTCGCCAGCACCGGCTACGCCGTCCCGGGGGCCGTGCTGGCCATCGGCGTCCTGATCCCGCTGTCCCGGCTCGACGCGGCGCTCGACGCCCTCTGGCGGGGCATGACCGGCGCCTCCGCCGGATACCTGCTGACGGGCTCCATCACCGCCGTCGTATATGGCTATCTGGTGCGCTTCTTGGCGCTATCACACGGCGCCTCCCGGGCGAGCCTCGCCAAGATCACCCCCGGCATGGAAGGCGTGGCCCGCACCCTGGGCCACGGCCCCTTCCGGACGCTCCTCGGGGTCCACCTGCCCCTCATCCGGGGAAGCCTGCTCGCGGCGGGCATCCTGGTCTTCGTCGACGGCATGAAGGAGCTGCCGATGACGCTCATCCTCCGGCCCTTCAACTACGAGACGCTGGCGACCTACGTCCATCAGTACGCCTCGCGGGGGCTGCTGGAGGAATCCGCCCTGGGCGCCCTGACCATCGTCGCCTCGGGAATCCTGCCGGTCATCCTCCTGAGCGCCACCATCCGGAGCGCCCCAAGGAGCGGGGATTTCGGCGACCCCACGCGCGGCTCGGTGCCGGGCACCCCGCCGCAGGCGGAGGCCGCCCGGTGAGGGAAACCATCCTGGAGCTCTCCGGCGTCACCAAGCGCTTCCCGGACGCCACGGAGGACGCGGTCAGCCGGATATCCTTCTTTCTCCTGAAAGGCCAGGTATTCTCCATCCTCGGCCCCTCTGGCTGCGGAAAGACCACGACCCTCCGGCTCATCGCGGGCCTCGACCGGCCCGACGAGGGCGAGATCATCCTGGCGGGCCGCTCCGTGGCGGGCGGGCGCCGGTGGGTGCCGCCTGAGAAGCGCGGCGTGGGCATGGTGTTCCAGGACCACGCCCTCTTCCCCCACAAGACGGTGGCCCAGAACGTCGCCTTCGGCCTCCAGCACCTCGGCCGCATCGAGCGGCTCGCGCGGGTGCGGGAGGTACTCGCCCAGGTGAACCTGACGGGGCTTGAGGAGCGCTACCCCCACCAGCTCTCGGGC
Proteins encoded in this window:
- a CDS encoding metal-dependent transcriptional regulator; its protein translation is MPAPRLRVARDLSPSLEHYLRAIYDLELEKGYARVTDIAERLGVAKPAVSVALRSLRGSGLVDHRAYESVHLTEDGKQRAKGVSGKFSILHHFLIEVLGVREEQAFMDACLMEHYVSPTTMDRLLDLLRFFEREDKQEILEAFRAYRRSCESDDSCPTCSFHCDIVVQGSDERGKQE
- a CDS encoding ATP-binding cassette domain-containing protein, whose translation is MIRVEGLTKHYGNVPAIQDISFRVEKGEILGFLGPNGAGKSTTMRILTGFMPPTSGSAWVAEMDVAEHPLEVKRHIGYMPESNPLYLDMTVTAYLHHMAALKGVSGRARGEAVARVVDSCGLGNVASRIIGHLSKGYRQRVGLAQSLVNDPPVLILDEPTSGLDPAQIIEIRNLIRSLKGSRTIVLSTHILPEVSMVCDRVVVIHQGRVAAEGPIDALATGVQKEDILRVSAIGSAEALRAKLAAVPGVRQVSSLGASNGEVHFEVRAEQGREVRPDLAQAVPAASGRLTELRRERLTLEDLFVRIVSGEHKVEPKVDKESARA
- the hemP gene encoding hemin uptake protein HemP, whose amino-acid sequence is MAGGKPVIEASELFGGASSLIIRHEGAEYCLERTRSGKLLLKK
- a CDS encoding DUF3047 domain-containing protein, whose translation is MTMLCARFTLAAVWISLLAFLHPASALDQSQNPTVRISNFHFENHQNGQGLPKDWTLKVWQGTPDVKIVREDGESILRLRSDKAAVSVYREVKLDLKRHPMLLWKWKVTKLPEKGDARESNRDDQAAGLYVFFPRFPTFVNSQLIGYIWDSNVPEGTVIQSKKNPLVHYIVVRSGGDDMNKWLIEERNVLEDYRRVFGQDPPDVGGVSVMIDSDDTRAEAESYFAHIEFNKTSASHLQPSPNRFVKFQQPELTLPK
- a CDS encoding ROK family protein, with product MAGGTRAEGALLGIDLGGTQVKAARFSPSGEREAVARADSPAREDAGAILEALLAAARELFPDGGPAGIGIGVAGVLDIEEGRIIQSPNLPALSAYPLRNRLQSALGGVPIRMMNDANAAALGEFHAGAGLPFRSMVLLTLGTGVGGGIVFDGKIWEGAAGVAGEVGHMCIQAGGPLCSCGARGCLEACVSGWALVREAKIIASRNPASPIASMTDLTPKRLAELALAGDADVRALWEKCGRMLGIGIANLMNLLNPEAIILAGGLAQAGPLLLDPARKAWEMQAFRRAYVSSQVLPASLGEWAGVRGAIQPFLS
- the pyk gene encoding pyruvate kinase, with amino-acid sequence MPRTKIVCTLGPASRHTFTLRTMIRAGMNVARINFSHGTHAEHRAIIHKLRRLSAEEENPIAILADLAGPKFRLGKVRPGEILREGKRVRIVSHSLIGTSDRLSLNRADLIPQLVKGHRLMIWDGKLQLEVVAPGKEEALCRIVVGGALKDNAGVNLPDTNLDIPSLTEKDLKDIAFGVKEGVDFFGLSFVRTKADVDLCRKEIAARQGSVPIIAKMEMREAVENLSEIIDAADGVMVARGDLGIEIPLERVPMVQKSMIAAANELGKPVITATEMLLSMVSSARPTRAEAGDVANAILDGTDAVMLSEETAMGRNPAAVIRTMVRIAEVTEEGMAQSGPRWVRRSDLRMHGLPHAIAHTAALLADELGAGIIICPTDSGDTPRRVALHRPRQKVLALSVSERTVRRLALSWGVIPWKIPRRLAPDRILGEFRKRIIEEKLAKPGDYAILTAGFPFGVKDAKGRLLQTEVL
- a CDS encoding glycerate kinase; its protein translation is MPRAAKRKPSSASLRREARAIYEAGLDAVRPEEAVGRALRVEKKGKNEVLVCGRTRMPLRPGGRIIVVGAGKASARMARAAEKILGNRIAGGTVVTSYGSAVPCRRIEIREAGHPTPDAAGVEAARLIGRWVDDAGRDDIVLCLISGGGSSLLPAPAEGLTLQDKQRVTASLLRAGAPIEALNCVRKHLSALKGGHLARRAAPARVLVLLISDVVGDSLDVIASGPACGDPTTFADARAYLERYGAWRTAPPRVRRRIEAGMAGRVPETPSPRDLPSSRVRNELLATNALALEAAAGQARRLGYRTLVLTRRLQGEAREAGAFLAAIAADIRSEGFPLRPPACLLAGGETTVTVRGEGRGGRCQELALAFAIRSGEAENIGLLAAGTDGRDGPTPAAGAFADRNIIKNAKNINVDPQKYLSNNDAFGFFRQVGGLLKTGPSGTNVMDLVVLLVP
- a CDS encoding NAD(+)/NADH kinase, with protein sequence MASVGIIANPQSGKDIRRLVALASSFSNHEKVLILRRVLAGLEAAGVKEAWVFNDGDALGAAALDAGHRRRRGPMRARLLSFSLQGDGEDTARAAALMRERGAACIVVLGGDGTSRAASRGCGNVPLVPLSTGTNNAFPQHWEGTVAGLAAGLFALRPKAYAAQVRPSKRLRIRLGDATETALIDLAVVRGGYAGARAVWDVRRIESLFLTRCQPGGLGLSAIGASLDPIGPDDPEGLWVEFGGGGRRSARKVLSPIAPGLVVAAPVRCSRRVGVGESVSCTVAGERVLAFDGERERVMAAGESFVAVLERSGPRVVDAPAVLARAAARGALARPL
- a CDS encoding DUF3108 domain-containing protein, producing MHPFRSGERLAYQVRWLGIPVLTTELAVEGPVEWQGERVLRYRLRLDSIGLLHRLYPVRDRAVSLADSETLASRRADIRQKEGFRYRSHKWLLFGKDHVLYGREEKTPVRHDAPEGVLDALAALYKIRAEALRPGSEIELSVFDRKRTRRVKVRVTQADRLDSLWGPIRTLRIEPEFEDESLNRKGRAWIWVTADEARVPVRIESKTFVGSFVAHLIETHGLRGGPLASPPQKALSAWRPSTEVVPENEGDTSERLKQFLNRKQK